One window from the genome of [Clostridium] celerecrescens 18A encodes:
- a CDS encoding PTS sugar transporter subunit IIA, whose product MAVKEILDKRVIDLKMKAGNKDEVIRHLAGLLKKAGYVEDLEGYIKDVYLREEEGITGIGGHVAIPHGKSDFVDKVGIAVGRTEQMVEWESYDEEPADLFFLFAVPSDSEGAKDHLRLIAELAGKLGNETIMGKLQAASTYEDLLDAFS is encoded by the coding sequence ATGGCAGTAAAAGAGATTCTGGATAAGAGAGTCATTGATTTAAAGATGAAAGCAGGTAATAAGGATGAGGTGATCCGCCATCTGGCAGGCCTCTTAAAGAAGGCGGGATACGTGGAGGATCTGGAAGGCTACATTAAGGATGTATATTTAAGGGAAGAGGAAGGAATCACAGGGATCGGAGGACATGTGGCCATTCCCCACGGTAAATCCGATTTTGTGGATAAGGTAGGGATTGCAGTGGGCAGAACGGAGCAGATGGTGGAATGGGAGTCTTACGACGAGGAGCCTGCGGATCTTTTCTTCCTGTTTGCAGTGCCCTCCGACAGCGAAGGAGCCAAAGACCATCTTCGCCTGATTGCGGAACTGGCGGGTAAGCTTGGTAATGAGACCATCATGGGAAAACTGCAGGCTGCGTCTACTTATGAAGATTTATTGGACGCATTTTCATAA